The Cellulomonas flavigena DSM 20109 DNA segment GCAGGCGTGACACCCGAGGCCCGACCGACCCCCCTGGACGGCGCTGCCGCGGCGTGCGCGCGCGCCTCCCGGCGCCCCGTCGCGCGCGGGGTCGCACGCCGCCTCGCGGTGCTGCCCGTCGGCCTGCTCACGCTCGGTCTCGTCGTCTCCCCGGCCGCCGCGGCACCGTCCGCCGACGACGTGCGCGACGCCCGCGCCGCGGTCGGCCGCGCGCAGCAGTCGGTCGCCCAGATGGAGGTCCGGCTCGCCGAGCTCGCGGCCGCCGCCGAGTCCGCCGAGGTCGCCGTCCAGACCGCCGCGGAGTCCTACACGCAGGCCGTCGCCGACGCGGACGCCGCACGGGCCCGCGCCGCGGACGCCGCCGAGCGCTCCGCGACCGCGGCCGACCAGGCCGAGGAGGCGCGTCGCAAGCTCGTCGCCCTGGCGCGTCAGCTCGCGCGCACCGGCGGGTCGACCGAGCTGCTCGAGGCCGCGCTGTCCGCCGACGGCTTCCAGGACGTCGCGCGCCGCACCACCGCGCTCAACCAGGCCACCGGCAAGGCCGACGAGGCCGTCCAGGAGTACCGCGCGACGCTGCTCGTCGCCGCCACGATGGAGCGCCGGTCCGCCGCGGCTGCGCAGACCGCGCAGGACGCCGCGCGGGCCGCCGAGGGTGCGCTCGACGACGCGCAGCGCGCCCAGGAGGACGCGGACGCGTCCTTCAGCGCCGGTCAGGCCGAGCGCGAGGGCCTCATCACCGCGCTCGCCGCCGCCCGGCAGACCAGCGCCGAGGTCGAGCGCGCGCGCCAGGACGCGATCGACGCCGAGCGCCGTGCTCGCGCCGAGGCCGCCGCGCAGGCCCAGCGCACCCAGCCCGCCGTCCCGGCCGCGCCCGCGGCGACGGGTGGCGCTCCGGCGGCCCCGAGCCGTCCGTCCCCGGGCACCGGGTCGTCGGGCGGCGGTGCACCGGCCCCCGCTCCGGCTCCGGCTCCGGCTCCTGCTCCGGCCCCCGCGCCTGCGCCCGCTCCGGCTCCGGCTCCCGCGCCGGCACCTGCACCGGCGCCGGCTCCCGCTCCGGCTCCCGCTCCGGCTCCCGCTCCCGCTCCGGCTCCCGCCCCCGCGCCGTCCGCGCCGTACGGCCTGGGCACCGGGACGTCGCGGGGCTCGGCCGCGGCCGGCGCCGCGGCCGCCGCGTGGGCGCAGACGAAGGTCGGCATCGCGTACGTCTACGGCGGTTCCGGCCCCGACGGCTACGACTGCTCGGGCCTGACGAGCCAGGCGTGGCGCGCCGCGGGCGTGAACATCAACCGCACGTCGCGCGACCAGTACAAGCAGGTCCTCAAGATCAGCTACGACCAGCTGCGCCCCGGCGACCTCGTGTTCTGGGGCAGCAACGCCTCCGACCCCAACTCGATCTACCACGTCGCGATGTGGGTGGGGAACGGCCAGATCATGGAGGCCTCGCGGCCCGGCGTGCCGCTGCGCGTCACGTCGATGCGGTGGTCCGGCACGATGCCGTACGCGGGGCGCCCCTGACCCTCGGCCCTGACCGGCTCAGGACCCGTCGCGCAGCTCGCCCAGTCGCGTCGTGGCGAAGCTGATCCGGTCGAACTTCACCGCGCACCCTTCACCGGTGGGGGACTGCCCTTCGAAGCCGATCGCGGCCGAGCCTGCAGGGTCCACCAGCGCGAAGTGCCGGATCATCCGCCACAGTGTCCCGTCCAGCGACGCGTGGTACGCGTATGCCTGACCGATCCGGGAGACGCGCAGCCACACCTGGTTCCCGTCGACCGCGAAGGCGTTGGCGTCGTCAGACACCCCCCGGGTGACGACGGAGACGATCAACGCCTCCCCGTCGGGTGAGTACTCGAAGCACAGCTTGCCCCAGTGCCGCTCGTCGACCCACAGCAGCAGGACGCCCGCGTCGAACGTCGCGGCGAAATCCACGGTGACGCGGGCGCTGAGCTGGAAGTCCCCGGCGGGCGGCGTGCCGAGCAGGGTGGCGGCATCGAGGACCGCCTCGGAGTCGGACGAGATCCCACCGCGCGGGTCGATGAAGATGTCGGTGCGCGGTGCGCCGGTCACGTGCACGTCGCCGGACGACTCGTCCACCACCCACGACGAACCGGGCGACGGGGTCAGCGCGAAGGGCACGCCGGGGACGTGCAGCGGTGTCGTCATGTGAACGCTCCTGGGTCGTGGCTGGTCAGCCGGTCGTGAGCCCGCCGACGACCTCGACGCCGGTGCCCTCACCAGCATCGCACCGGCCGCGCGATCCTGGAGCGGCGTGCCTCGCTGCCGGTGCGACCCGCACGTCGGCGGCGGCGACGGCGTCCTCGACGACCGCCCATCCGCTGATCGCGGAGTGCGACGGCAACCACGCTCTCGCGCTGAGGTGCCACCAGAGTCGCCTTGCCCACTAGTAGCTACTGTGCCCTCATGACGACGAGGCGCGCGGTGGCGCTGTACGCCCGGATCTCCCAGGACCGCAGCGGCGACGAGGCTGGCGTGACGCGGCAGTTGAAGGACTGCCGCGCGGAGGCCGAGCGGCGTGGGTGGACGGTGGCCGAGGAGTACGTGGACGACGACGTGTCGGCGTACTCGGGCAAGCGGCGCCCGGCGTACGAGCGGATGCTGCGGGACATCACCGAGGGTCGGCGGGATGCGGTGGTGGTGTGGCACATGGATCGGCTGCACCGACGGCCAATCGAGTTGGAGCAGTTCGTTGCCGTGTGTGACAAGGCGGGGGTCCGCGACCTGGTGACGTTGTCGGGCGAGGTCGACCTGACGAACGGTGACGGCCTGTTGCTGGCGCGGTTCATGTCCGCGGTCGCGGCTCACGAGTCGTCGACGAAGCCGCGGCGGCTCAAGCGAAAGGCGTTGGAGATCGCCGAGACGGGTCGCCCGACAATGGGCGGGCGACGGCCGTTCGGGTTCGCCGAGGACCGGATCACGCACGAGTCGAGCGAGGCCGCCGCGGTGCGGGAGGTGGCGGCGCGGTTGCTGGCAGGGGAGAGCCTGACGTCCGTTACGACCTGGATGCAGGAGTCGGGCGTGCCGACGGTGTCCGGTGCGCCGTGGCGTACGCACTCGGTGCGCCAGGTGGTGACCAACCCGCGGATGTGGGGGATGCGAGTCCACCAGGACCAGGTGATCGGCGAAGGAACGTGGGAGCCGATCTTGACGCCGGAGCAGGGGGAGCGGCTGCAGAGGCTCCTGCTGGACCCCGCGCGGCGCACGAACCGCACCGCGCGGCGCTACCTGCTGTCGGGGATGCTGACGTGCGGGAAGTGCGGAGCGCGGATGGTCTCAGCCCCCCGCGAGGGCGTGCGCCGGTACGCCTGCCGGACCGGCCCCGACCAGCGCGGGTGCGGCGGCATCTACGTCGTGGCCGACCCGCTTGAGCGGCTGGTCGCCGAGGCCGTGCTCCAGCGCCTGGACAGCCCGCAGATGCATGACGCACTGACCGGCAATGAGCACGACGACGCAGAAGTCGCGGCGCTGGCTGCCAAGGTGCAGGACGACGAGCGGCGTCTGCTGGACCTGGCCGACATGTTCGCCAGCGGGGAGATCGAGCGCGTCGGCATGAAGCGCGCCCGCGAGCAGATCACCCCGCGCCTGGAGGCGAACCGGCGCGCACTTGCGGCGGCGAACGGTCGCGATCAGGTGGTCGAGTACGCCGGTCGCGGTGCCGAGCTGCGTGAGGCGTGGGACGGGCTGGACCTGTCGCGGCAGGTGGCCGTGGTCAAGGCGGTGCTAGCCGGCGCGACGGTACTGCCGGCGACGCAGCGTGGCCGGCGTGGGTTCGATCCCGGGCGCGTCGTCCCGGACTGGCGGGCGTGACGCTGCGGGGACGAGCGGGGGCGTGCTCGGCGCTGGCGCGCCGTGCGCGCGCCTCCACCCGTTCCCCGTGGCGAGCATGACCGCCACGTCGGCGAGCACGGTCGTGTCGGTGACCTTCTCCGGTAGGCCCTGTGCTGCGGTCGTGGCGCGCACCCAGGCCGCGATGGTGGCCGGATCGATCGATGACGTCAGCGCCACTGTGCCCACACCGCCGGAGGCCGGTCCCAGTCGGCGACGTCACCCGACCACCAGAATCGTTCGGGGTCGGCGTCCATCGCCTCGCACGCTTGGTCGAGCACGTCATCAAGGCTGCGTCCGCGGATCGTGACCTTCTCCGGCTGGAAGCCCTGGGCGACGTCGTACCGATGCAGCCCCAGCACCCGTGCGGACGGGTCTGAGAACGTCTTGGCGACGTACTTCGACAGGTAGCCCGCGGCGCGGCGCGCTTCCTCACGCGGACCGGACCCCACGGGCATGCCACCGAGCAGCTTGATGTGGACGAACCCGCGACCCCACGCTTCCTCGATAAGGGAGCGCGGGACGTACCGGCCGACAGCGAAGTGCACGTGCAGGCCGTGCCCGGACTTGTGCCACTCCGGCACCCACACGTACGCCAGTCGCTCGCCGTCGAGCCCAGCGCGCAGCGCACGGAAGAACTCCCCGACGTCCGCCCGCACCTGGCGCGAGTCATGGCAGCCCTCGCCTCGATAGGTCAGGGTGCCGAGCCGGTTCAGACGGTTGGCGGCGCAGTAGCGGCGCAGCTTGCCCCGGGCGCGTCGCCCGGCCTCACGCGCAGCGCGGGATGGATCGGTGGCCTCACCGGGGGCGACGCGTGCCGGTGCGCGTCGCGACGAGGCCAGGACGGTGCCGCCGCCTTCGGCAGCATCCGGGTACAGCGAGAACGACCAACCAGTGGGTGGAAACAACGAGACCACTCCGCGCACACGAGACGACCAGGGACGCTGCGCGCGTTCGTTGTCTCGTGTGGTGCGGCGGGCTGACCGGCAGGGTTCCTGGGGCGACCCTGATCGACCCGTCGCTGGCATGTGTCTCGTTGTGGTCCCAGGACGCAGTACGTGCACCAAACCACAGCCGTGCGACTCACCTCAACGAGGTCACCCGTTCGGAGGCGCTGCCGCGGGACCGTTCGTCCTCGCCCGCAGAGCGGGCTGCGGGCGCTGCGTCCCTTGCCCTCGAACCACTCTGGTCGCCTCCCGAGTTACGTTGCGACTTCAAGTCAAGCATCGGCCCCCTCTTCGACAACGGCGTCGGCGTCGCCACGATCGAGCGAGTCGAGGACTGCGCGCATTAGCACTCGGGCGCCGTCGCTGTCGGGCGAGTTGTGCAACCCTTGCTCGAGAACCTCTGCTACCCACGCCGCGCCGTGGCCACCGACCGCCGGAACGAGGTCTTCCATTTCGCCGACGGGCACAAGGTGTATACGCCGGTCAGCGAGTGCTGCGATAATGCGCTCGCATGCGCGGTAAGGGTCGCCCGCTGGCACCGCGGATTTTCCGGAGTTCTTCACGCGATCCCAGCCGTTCTCAATTCGAAGAACGCGGCGTAGGGACTCGATGTTCTTTCGCGTGAGTTCGGGTTCTTCGATTGCATCGAAAGATCGATCTAAGGACTCCTTGACACCCATCTTGCTTGGGTTTCGGTCACCTGAAGTCAATGCAGCATTCAGAATCTTCCAGTCGGTCTCGATAAGACCTGGATCGCCGCCCGCCGACACAAATAGTCGACGTAGCGTCGCCCACTCGTTGAGGGTGTCAAAGTCGCAAATTACCGCTACGGGGACGCTCGCGGCAACAAGCGCCTCCACGGCAGCATGCATTTTGTGCTTACCCCCGCAACTGGTGAATAGGATGTCGGGCCGTCGTGACTCCACCGCTTCGTCTTCAAAAGTGTCCCTGACGGCCGCGAAATACTTGCAATCTGCATCTGCTTCGCAGACTATTACTGCGTCGGTGAAAAGGCCATCCAACAGGTTGGAGTATCGCAGCAATGGGTCTGACCAGAGTTTTCGAACTGCATCGTTGTCGAGAACGGCCGCGTTGTTGATGGTTCGATTCCGCGAGAGTCTGACAAGCGTCGCTGACGCAGAGCTCTCCAGCACCCCATGCACGATTTCCGTACTGTGCGTGCCGACGAGGATGGATCTCTCGGTGGTTGCGGCCTCATCGGCGAGAAGCCGCGCGATATACCTTGCCTGAGGTGGGTGCAAGAAGGCCTCGGGCTCGTCAATCAACGAAATATTCTGGTGGCCGGTGTAAAAGCGGAGCAGCAACCCGAGCATGCTCCGGACTCCATCTCCAACTTGATGGAGCAAGGGAGCCTTTCGGAGTTCGTCGAGGTAAGCGACCGATGGCCGGGGCGAGTCTGGAGGGTCGATATTTCCCACGCGAAACGCCCATTGATTGCCGCCGGACCACGCATCCAGAATTAACCCTGAATTGAACGCTCGACGGCTAATGTCGTTTAGGCGCGTCTCTAGCTCAGGATTTGCATACACGTGATGAAGTGGATGCGAGGGCGAATTTTCATATAGATCCATCGAAGGCGCCGGTTTGCTCGCTTCTAGGCGGCTCTCCGTGTCGGCATGAATCGCGAAATAGCCGCCGACCAGGTGACGGGCGTGCGGGGACGACCACCACTGGCGGATAGAGGAAATCGCTTGGACTCCGTGAACTCCTAGGTGCGCTTGATCGGCTCCCGTCGCCGTCCTAAGAATAGCTCGGTCGGACGCAAACGTTTCAATGAGATCGTCTTCGGAACCAAAGTGCTCTATCTCGGCCTCTCGAATCACGATCCCTGGTTCGCCGGACGACGTCATGAGTTTGATGACGTCCCTGAGTGCCTGGCTCTTGCCTGTGTTGTTTGGTCCGACAATCAGGACAACGCCTGACTCAGGTACGTCAACCGTAGTGCCGTCATTGATCGTTAGCCTCCGGACGACTGCGCGCGCTCGCACTGCGACTCCTGTCTGCCTGGTGAGGCCTATGCAACTGCATCGGGGGCTCGTGTTGCGCGGGGTGTCTTGGCAACTAGTCGCGTTGGCTACGTGGGTCGGGCCGCTGTTACCAGGCCTCGGTGAGTGGGTCGAGGCGGTCGCGGATGCTCTCGACGTCGTCCACCCGGCCGGCGGCGACGTCCATGATGAGGTCGTACGCCTGGTCGTTCGTGGCGGTCAGGCGTGTGCCGTTGACGCCGAGGAAGACGATGGTGCCGGCGAGCGCCAGCCTCTTGTTCCCGTCCACGAGGGCGTGGTTGCGGGTCAAGGAGTGCAGGAGTGCTGCGGCCTTGGTGAGGAGGTCCGGATACGCGTCGGTGCCTCCGACCTGGGTTCGGGGACGGGCTGCGGCGGACTCCACGAGGCCGATGTCCCGGACCACGACGTCGCCAGCGGCCCGTCGTGCGACGACGAGGAGTTCCTCGGCGGTGAGGTAGATCATCGACCGAGGCGCTCGAGCGCTTCGGCGTAGCGGGGCAGCTCGCTGTCCATCACCGCGGTGATGAGGTCGTCGCGCGACGTGCGCTCGATGTAGTCACGGACGGCCTGGCGTGCCACGTCCTGCATCGAGCGGTGCTCGATCTCGGCGCGGCGCCGCAGCGCCTCGGTCTCGGCCGAGTCGAGCCGGAGAGTCATGGCCATGGCCCGACGGTATCAGTGGCGGTATCAACCTGCCATGCCTTGCTCGGCAGGGAGTATCGGCGCGTTGTCGGACCGGCTGCCGCTTGATGCGTTACGCGCGGTGGATCAGCCTGAGGACAGGGCCCGGGAGAGGGCTGGCAGGAAAGTGACAGGTTGGCAAGATGCTGACGCAGTGACGGCTGCGAGCGGGTGTGCCGTCGACGGAACGGCCAAGGCGAAGGCGCGCTACTCAGCACCTACCGAACTCGACGGGGATCGACACGACGCCCCGGAGCATGCCAACCCCCGTCAAGAGGTTCGGCGGACGCGCGCCGCGACGAACCGCTCCACCTCGACAGAACGCACGTGCCTCTGCGGCACCTCTCGGCCCGACAACCTGGCGGACAGGCGCGTGGAACGCGCTGCGGAGCGCTTGACGGCGTCCCGGTCGACGACACGGCGTCCCATCGTCACCTCCCGCGGGCATCCGCGACGAACGCTGCCAGCGCTCCCCAGCAACGTCAGTGCGCGTGGTACCCCGAGTCGATCGCGCGCTGGCGGGAGCGCTCGATCTCGGCCTCCGCGTCGGCGCGGCCGACCCAGTGGGCGCCCTCGACGGACTTGCCCGGCTCGAGGTCCTTGTAGACCTCGAAGAAGTGCTGGATCTCCAGGCGGTGGAAGTCCGACACGTCGTCGATGTCCTGGCGCCACGCGGCCCGCTGGTCGCCCGTCGGGACGCACAGCACCTTGTCGTCACCGCCGGCCTCGTCGCGCATGCGGAACATGCCGAGCGCGCGGCAGCGGATCAGGCAGCCCGGGAACGTGGGCTCCTCCAGCAGGACGAGCGCGTCCAGCGGGTCGCCGTCCTCGCCCAGGGTGCCCTCGATGAACCCGTAGTCGTCCGGGTACCGCGTCGAGGTGAACAGCATGCGGTCGAGGCGGATGCGCCCCGTGGCGTGGTCCACCTCGTACTTGTTCCGCTGACCCTTGGGGATCTCGATGGTGACGTCGAACTCCACTGTGGTTCCCTCCACGCGTCCCCGCCCTTGGCGGTGGGGGTCGATCGGCCTGTGGGCGCGTCGTCGTCCCTGGGCGCCGTTGTCTCGGACAGTAGTCTGACGCACCGGTGCGGCGGTACCGCAGCGGTGCGACGACGAGACGGGTGACGATGGCCACAGCGAGGCGTGTCGCGGGCGTGGGGACGCTCGTGGTGGTGCTCGCCGCCGCGGGGTACGCCACCGCCGACGCGTACGACACCGTGCCCGGCGTCGTCACCCTCGCGCCGCCCGTGCCGGACCCCCTGCCGTTCCCGACCGCGCCCGGGGCGGTCGAGCCGGCGCCCGTCCAGCGTGCGCTCGGTGACCTCGACCCGCAGGTGCCGCTCCCGGCGCCGGACCAGGTGCAGGCGCTCGTCGACGCGCTCGCGGTCGACGCGCGCCTCGGGCCGCACGTGGGCGTCACTGTCGTCGACCAGCTCACGGGTGAGGTGCTCGCGTCGCACGCCCCCGACGAGGGCCTGGTGCCCGCGTCGACGGCCAAGGTCCTCACGGGCATCGCGGCGCTCACCGCGCTGGACCCCGCGGCGACGCTCCCGACCCGCGTCCTGCGTGTGGACGCCGGCACGATCGCGCTGGTCGGCGGCGGGGACATGATGCTCGCGGCCGGTGCCGGCGACCCGTCGGCGACGCACGGGCGCGCCGGCATGGCGGACCTCGCGGCGAGCACCGCGGCGGCCCTCGCGCTGCAGGGCGCCACGAGCGTGCGCCTCGTGGTGGACGACTCGCTCTTCTCCGGCCCGTCGGTCAGCCCCGCGTGGCACCCGGCCAACGTGGGCGAGGGCTTCGTCGCGCCCGTCACCGCGCTCGCGGTCGACGTGGGCCGGCTGCGCGAGGGGGAGTACGCGCCGCGCTCCACCGACCCGTCGATGCAGGCGGCCGAGGTCTTCGCGCAGCGCCTCGCCGAGGTGGGCGTGACGGTCGAGGGACGTCCGACGCGCACGAGCGGCCCGGCCGGCGGCAGCGAGATCGCCCGCGTCGAGTCCGCGCCCGTCGTCGACGTCGTCCACTACTTCCTCGAGACGTCCGACAACTCGATCACCGAGGTCGTCTCGCGCCTGGTCGCGCTGGACGCGGGCCTGCCGCCCAGCTTCGACGGCGCCACGCAGGCGGTGCTGCGCCAGGTCGGCACCCTCGGGATCGACGTGAGCGGTGCGCGCCTCGCCGACGCCTCGGGCCTCGGCGCGGGATCGTCCCTGTCGCCGTCGCTGCTCGCCGACCTCGTACGCCTCACCACCGACCCCGCTCGCCCCGACCTGCGCGACGTCGCCGTCGGCATGCCCGTCGCCGGGCTCAACGGGACGCTCGCGGACCGCTACACGAGGTCCGACGCGCGCGGTCTGGTGCGCGCGAAGACCGGCTCGCTGCCGCGGGTCACCTCGCTGGCCGGGACGGTGCTGGACGCCCAGCGCCGCCAGCTCGTGTTCGCGGTGATGGCCGACCAGACGCCCGAGGGCGGCCAGTGGGCACCGCGCCAGGCGATCGACGGGTTCGTCGCGGCGCTCGCGGCCTGCGGCTGCCGCTGAGCCGGGCCCGCCGCTCCCGACGGCCGGGCCCGCCCCCGGCGTCGCGCGGCCGCGCGGGTTACCGTGAGCCGGTGCAGCCCACCGCGCGAGGTCCCGTCGACTGGCGGGCGGCCGCGCGCCTCGCTGGCCGTGTCGCCGCCCCCGGCCCGGTCGCGGACCGGGCGACGCTCGTGGACCTCGTCGGCGACCTGCGCACGTCGGCGGCCGTCGCCGCGCGGCACGTCGTCGGAGCCACCGGCATGACCCCCGTCGACGGTCGTGACCCCGAGGCGGTCTCGCGCGTGCTCGTCGTCGATCGCGCGCGCTGGGCCGCGGCGAACGCCGAGATGTTCGCGGTCATGGCCGCGCCGCTGGCGACGCGCCGCGACGGCACGCCCGTCGAGGTGCCCGACGCGGCCCGGCTGGCGGCCGCCGCGCAGGTCGGCGGGGTCCTGGCGCTGCTGTCCGGCAAGGTCCTGGGCCAGTACGACCCGTTCACGGCCGCGCCCGGCGAGCCCGGGCGGCTGCTGCTGGTGGCGCCCAACGTGCTCGCGACGCAGCGGCAGCTCGGCGTCGACGGGCACGACTTCCGGCTGTGGGTCGCGCTGCACGAGCAGACGCACGCCCTGCAGTTCGCTGCCGCACCCTGGCTCGCGGACCACCTGCGGGCACGCTCCGCCGAGCTGCTGTCCGACCTCGCGGACCTCGCGCCGGGCGCCGAGCGCGACCGCTCGGCGCTGCCGCACCTCGAGGACCTCCTGGGGGCCGTCGTGCGCGCGGTGCGCGACGACGGCGACGTCGGCGTCCTGTCGCTGCTGACCGAGCGCCAGCGCGCGGTGTTCGACGAGGTCGGCGCGGTCATGGCGCTGCTCGAGGGCCACGCCGACGTGATGATGGACGAGGTCGGGCCGCGCGTCGTGCCGACCGTGCGGTCCATCCGCAAGGCGTTCGAGCGCCGCCGCGACGCCGGCGCGCGCGCCAAGGGACTGGACCGGGCGCTGCGGCGCGTGCTGGGGCTCGACCTCAAGCTCGCGCAGTACCGCGACGGTGCGGCGTTCGTGCGCGGCGTGCGCGGGCAGGTCGGGCTCGACGGCCTCAACGCGGTGTGGAGCGGTCCGACGAGCCTGCCGAGCGCCGCCGAGATCGCGGACCCGGCGGCGTGGGTGCGGCGGGTGCACGGATGACCGCCCGCGCGTGAGCGGGCCGTCGCCCGCCGTCGCGGCCGTGCGGGTCGCGGTGCGCCGTGCGCTCGCCGACGTGCCGCCCGGCGCGACCGTCCTGGTGGCGTGCTCCGGCGGGGCGGACTCGCTCGCGCTCGCGGCCGGCCTGGCCTGGGAGGCACAGGACGGCGGGTGGCGCGCCGGCGCCGTGGTCGTGGACCACGGCCTGCAGGACGGGTCGCACGACGTGGCGCAGGAGGCCGCCGCCGCGTGCCGTCGGCTCGGGCTCGACCCCGTGCGGGTGGTCCGTGTCGACGTCGGCACCGCCGGCGGCCCCGAGGCCGCGGCCCGCAGCGCCCGCTACGCGGCGCTCGACGCGGCCGCCGACGAGCTCGACGCCACGGCCGTGCTGCTGGGGCACACGCTCGACGACCAGGCCGAGACGGTCCTGCTCGCGCTCGCGCGCGGCTCGGGGGAGCGGGCCCTGGCGGGCATGCGACCCGTGCGGGGGCGCCTGCGCCGGCCGCTGCTCGCGCTGCGACGCACCGACACCGAGGCGGCGTGCGCGGACCAGGGCCTCGACCCGTGGCACGACCCGACCAACGGG contains these protein-coding regions:
- a CDS encoding NlpC/P60 family protein — protein: MRDAGVTPEARPTPLDGAAAACARASRRPVARGVARRLAVLPVGLLTLGLVVSPAAAAPSADDVRDARAAVGRAQQSVAQMEVRLAELAAAAESAEVAVQTAAESYTQAVADADAARARAADAAERSATAADQAEEARRKLVALARQLARTGGSTELLEAALSADGFQDVARRTTALNQATGKADEAVQEYRATLLVAATMERRSAAAAQTAQDAARAAEGALDDAQRAQEDADASFSAGQAEREGLITALAAARQTSAEVERARQDAIDAERRARAEAAAQAQRTQPAVPAAPAATGGAPAAPSRPSPGTGSSGGGAPAPAPAPAPAPAPAPAPAPAPAPAPAPAPAPAPAPAPAPAPAPAPAPAPAPAPSAPYGLGTGTSRGSAAAGAAAAAWAQTKVGIAYVYGGSGPDGYDCSGLTSQAWRAAGVNINRTSRDQYKQVLKISYDQLRPGDLVFWGSNASDPNSIYHVAMWVGNGQIMEASRPGVPLRVTSMRWSGTMPYAGRP
- a CDS encoding zinc-dependent metalloprotease, with translation MQPTARGPVDWRAAARLAGRVAAPGPVADRATLVDLVGDLRTSAAVAARHVVGATGMTPVDGRDPEAVSRVLVVDRARWAAANAEMFAVMAAPLATRRDGTPVEVPDAARLAAAAQVGGVLALLSGKVLGQYDPFTAAPGEPGRLLLVAPNVLATQRQLGVDGHDFRLWVALHEQTHALQFAAAPWLADHLRARSAELLSDLADLAPGAERDRSALPHLEDLLGAVVRAVRDDGDVGVLSLLTERQRAVFDEVGAVMALLEGHADVMMDEVGPRVVPTVRSIRKAFERRRDAGARAKGLDRALRRVLGLDLKLAQYRDGAAFVRGVRGQVGLDGLNAVWSGPTSLPSAAEIADPAAWVRRVHG
- a CDS encoding DUF1349 domain-containing protein, which translates into the protein MTTPLHVPGVPFALTPSPGSSWVVDESSGDVHVTGAPRTDIFIDPRGGISSDSEAVLDAATLLGTPPAGDFQLSARVTVDFAATFDAGVLLLWVDERHWGKLCFEYSPDGEALIVSVVTRGVSDDANAFAVDGNQVWLRVSRIGQAYAYHASLDGTLWRMIRHFALVDPAGSAAIGFEGQSPTGEGCAVKFDRISFATTRLGELRDGS
- a CDS encoding recombinase family protein is translated as MTTRRAVALYARISQDRSGDEAGVTRQLKDCRAEAERRGWTVAEEYVDDDVSAYSGKRRPAYERMLRDITEGRRDAVVVWHMDRLHRRPIELEQFVAVCDKAGVRDLVTLSGEVDLTNGDGLLLARFMSAVAAHESSTKPRRLKRKALEIAETGRPTMGGRRPFGFAEDRITHESSEAAAVREVAARLLAGESLTSVTTWMQESGVPTVSGAPWRTHSVRQVVTNPRMWGMRVHQDQVIGEGTWEPILTPEQGERLQRLLLDPARRTNRTARRYLLSGMLTCGKCGARMVSAPREGVRRYACRTGPDQRGCGGIYVVADPLERLVAEAVLQRLDSPQMHDALTGNEHDDAEVAALAAKVQDDERRLLDLADMFASGEIERVGMKRAREQITPRLEANRRALAAANGRDQVVEYAGRGAELREAWDGLDLSRQVAVVKAVLAGATVLPATQRGRRGFDPGRVVPDWRA
- the dacB gene encoding D-alanyl-D-alanine carboxypeptidase/D-alanyl-D-alanine endopeptidase, which encodes MATARRVAGVGTLVVVLAAAGYATADAYDTVPGVVTLAPPVPDPLPFPTAPGAVEPAPVQRALGDLDPQVPLPAPDQVQALVDALAVDARLGPHVGVTVVDQLTGEVLASHAPDEGLVPASTAKVLTGIAALTALDPAATLPTRVLRVDAGTIALVGGGDMMLAAGAGDPSATHGRAGMADLAASTAAALALQGATSVRLVVDDSLFSGPSVSPAWHPANVGEGFVAPVTALAVDVGRLREGEYAPRSTDPSMQAAEVFAQRLAEVGVTVEGRPTRTSGPAGGSEIARVESAPVVDVVHYFLETSDNSITEVVSRLVALDAGLPPSFDGATQAVLRQVGTLGIDVSGARLADASGLGAGSSLSPSLLADLVRLTTDPARPDLRDVAVGMPVAGLNGTLADRYTRSDARGLVRAKTGSLPRVTSLAGTVLDAQRRQLVFAVMADQTPEGGQWAPRQAIDGFVAALAACGCR
- a CDS encoding type II toxin-antitoxin system death-on-curing family toxin, with the protein product MIYLTAEELLVVARRAAGDVVVRDIGLVESAAARPRTQVGGTDAYPDLLTKAAALLHSLTRNHALVDGNKRLALAGTIVFLGVNGTRLTATNDQAYDLIMDVAAGRVDDVESIRDRLDPLTEAW
- a CDS encoding ATP-dependent nuclease, producing MRARAVVRRLTINDGTTVDVPESGVVLIVGPNNTGKSQALRDVIKLMTSSGEPGIVIREAEIEHFGSEDDLIETFASDRAILRTATGADQAHLGVHGVQAISSIRQWWSSPHARHLVGGYFAIHADTESRLEASKPAPSMDLYENSPSHPLHHVYANPELETRLNDISRRAFNSGLILDAWSGGNQWAFRVGNIDPPDSPRPSVAYLDELRKAPLLHQVGDGVRSMLGLLLRFYTGHQNISLIDEPEAFLHPPQARYIARLLADEAATTERSILVGTHSTEIVHGVLESSASATLVRLSRNRTINNAAVLDNDAVRKLWSDPLLRYSNLLDGLFTDAVIVCEADADCKYFAAVRDTFEDEAVESRRPDILFTSCGGKHKMHAAVEALVAASVPVAVICDFDTLNEWATLRRLFVSAGGDPGLIETDWKILNAALTSGDRNPSKMGVKESLDRSFDAIEEPELTRKNIESLRRVLRIENGWDRVKNSGKSAVPAGDPYRACERIIAALADRRIHLVPVGEMEDLVPAVGGHGAAWVAEVLEQGLHNSPDSDGARVLMRAVLDSLDRGDADAVVEEGADA
- a CDS encoding rolling circle replication-associated protein, whose translation is MVSLFPPTGWSFSLYPDAAEGGGTVLASSRRAPARVAPGEATDPSRAAREAGRRARGKLRRYCAANRLNRLGTLTYRGEGCHDSRQVRADVGEFFRALRAGLDGERLAYVWVPEWHKSGHGLHVHFAVGRYVPRSLIEEAWGRGFVHIKLLGGMPVGSGPREEARRAAGYLSKYVAKTFSDPSARVLGLHRYDVAQGFQPEKVTIRGRSLDDVLDQACEAMDADPERFWWSGDVADWDRPPAVWAQWR
- a CDS encoding inorganic diphosphatase, whose translation is MEFDVTIEIPKGQRNKYEVDHATGRIRLDRMLFTSTRYPDDYGFIEGTLGEDGDPLDALVLLEEPTFPGCLIRCRALGMFRMRDEAGGDDKVLCVPTGDQRAAWRQDIDDVSDFHRLEIQHFFEVYKDLEPGKSVEGAHWVGRADAEAEIERSRQRAIDSGYHAH
- a CDS encoding ribbon-helix-helix protein, CopG family, whose amino-acid sequence is MAMTLRLDSAETEALRRRAEIEHRSMQDVARQAVRDYIERTSRDDLITAVMDSELPRYAEALERLGR